In Dyella terrae, one DNA window encodes the following:
- a CDS encoding S46 family peptidase — translation MRRLVLAAAVSVGLISSAQAVEGMWQPAQLPTIAGMLKQHGLKLDPKSLTDLTAYPMGAIVSLGGCTASFVSPDGLVVTNHHCGYGALQYNSTPQKNLIVDGFLAKNFSEELPGDPNMRVFVTEEIRDVTKEITGKLTDSMSGAERYKAIEQAIKAQVKACESDGYRCDVYTFHGGYSYQLIKQLEIKDVRLVYAPPESIGKFGGDIDNWMWPRHTGDFSYLRAYVSKDGKSATYSKDNVPYKPKHVLKVNPQGVEQGDYVMVVGYPGRTNRYRLSDEVQNSIDWVYPTQIKVYEDTLDIINTAGKADPKVAVKYASMVAGLNNYLKNFGGQLEGLRRADAVQVKRDQEAQLEGWLKKQGGAENQALVADIAKLRQAIADEKAQRDRALALSLVNRASLLGTGVRLVHLAKERPKADLDRDAGYQERDWVRIEGGLKQLERRYDPKVDQQFLAYGLKRYITLPKDQRLPALDAWLGDARTDTQIEQKVVALYAGSRLGDTDERLKWFKADSKAIDASNDSVLKLARAMQPELQKIEDEADARAGEMTKLRPRFMQAMIAWKDSQNLPVYPDANSSLRVTFGNVQGVAPRDGVSYSAFTTAQGIVEKATGKVPFNAPQAELDAIKAKAFDGYASKKLGTLPVDFLADLDITGGNSGSPAMDAEGRLVGLAFDGNWESVSGDWLFNPQLNRAIQVDVRYMLWVMHHLDHADNLLKEMGVPAK, via the coding sequence ATGCGTCGTCTCGTACTCGCCGCGGCCGTGTCCGTCGGTCTCATTTCGTCCGCCCAGGCCGTCGAAGGCATGTGGCAGCCGGCCCAGTTGCCGACGATCGCCGGCATGCTCAAGCAGCATGGCCTCAAGCTCGATCCGAAGTCGCTGACCGATCTCACCGCGTATCCGATGGGTGCCATCGTCAGCCTCGGCGGCTGCACGGCGTCCTTCGTGTCGCCGGACGGCCTGGTCGTCACCAACCACCATTGCGGCTACGGCGCGCTGCAGTACAACTCGACGCCGCAGAAGAACCTCATCGTCGACGGTTTCCTCGCGAAGAACTTCAGCGAAGAGCTGCCGGGCGATCCGAACATGCGTGTGTTCGTCACCGAGGAAATCCGTGACGTCACCAAGGAAATCACCGGCAAGCTTACCGACAGCATGAGCGGCGCCGAGCGCTACAAGGCGATCGAGCAGGCGATCAAGGCGCAGGTGAAGGCCTGCGAATCCGATGGCTATCGCTGCGACGTCTACACGTTCCACGGCGGCTACAGCTACCAGTTGATCAAGCAGCTGGAGATCAAGGACGTGCGCCTGGTGTACGCGCCGCCGGAATCCATCGGCAAGTTCGGTGGCGACATCGACAACTGGATGTGGCCGCGTCACACCGGCGACTTCAGCTACCTGCGCGCCTATGTGTCGAAGGACGGCAAGTCGGCCACGTATTCGAAGGACAACGTGCCGTACAAGCCCAAGCACGTGCTCAAGGTGAACCCGCAGGGTGTGGAGCAGGGCGACTACGTGATGGTCGTCGGCTACCCGGGCCGCACCAATCGCTATCGCCTGTCGGACGAAGTCCAGAACTCGATCGACTGGGTGTACCCGACCCAGATCAAGGTCTACGAAGACACGCTCGACATCATCAACACCGCAGGCAAGGCCGACCCGAAGGTGGCGGTGAAATACGCCAGCATGGTGGCGGGCCTCAACAACTACCTGAAGAACTTCGGTGGCCAGCTCGAGGGCCTGCGTCGTGCCGACGCCGTGCAGGTGAAGCGTGATCAGGAAGCCCAGCTCGAAGGCTGGCTGAAGAAGCAGGGCGGTGCCGAGAATCAGGCGCTGGTGGCCGACATCGCCAAGTTGCGCCAGGCCATTGCCGATGAGAAGGCGCAGCGTGATCGTGCGCTGGCACTGAGTCTGGTCAATCGCGCCTCGCTGCTGGGCACCGGCGTGCGTCTCGTGCACCTTGCCAAGGAGCGTCCGAAGGCCGATCTCGATCGCGATGCCGGGTATCAGGAACGCGACTGGGTGCGCATCGAAGGTGGCCTCAAGCAGCTCGAGCGTCGCTACGATCCCAAGGTCGACCAGCAGTTCCTGGCCTATGGCCTCAAGCGCTACATCACCTTGCCGAAGGACCAGCGCCTGCCCGCACTCGACGCGTGGCTGGGCGATGCCAGGACCGACACACAGATCGAGCAGAAGGTGGTCGCGTTGTACGCCGGCTCCAGGTTGGGTGATACCGACGAGCGCCTGAAGTGGTTCAAGGCCGACAGCAAAGCGATCGATGCCAGCAACGACAGCGTGCTCAAGCTGGCGCGCGCGATGCAGCCGGAACTGCAGAAGATCGAAGACGAGGCCGATGCGCGTGCCGGCGAGATGACCAAGCTGCGCCCGCGCTTCATGCAGGCGATGATCGCGTGGAAGGACTCGCAGAATCTGCCGGTCTACCCGGACGCCAATTCCTCGCTCCGCGTCACCTTCGGCAACGTGCAGGGCGTGGCGCCGCGTGATGGCGTGAGCTACTCGGCCTTCACCACGGCGCAGGGCATCGTCGAAAAGGCGACGGGCAAGGTCCCGTTCAACGCGCCGCAGGCGGAGCTCGATGCGATCAAGGCCAAGGCCTTCGACGGCTATGCCTCCAAGAAGCTCGGTACGTTGCCGGTGGACTTCCTGGCAGACCTCGACATCACGGGCGGCAACTCCGGCTCGCCCGCGATGGATGCTGAGGGCCGCCTGGTCGGTCTCGCCTTCGACGGCAACTGGGAGTCGGTGAGCGGCGACTGGCTGTTCAACCCGCAGCTCAACCGCGCGATCCAGGTCGACGTGCGCTACATGCTGTGGGTGATGCACCACCTCGACCACGCCGACAACCTGCTCAAGGAGATGGGCGTGCCGGCGAAGTAA
- the tdh gene encoding L-threonine 3-dehydrogenase: MSQTMKALVKRKPEQGIWMEEVPMPEVGPNEVLIKMEKTAICGTDLHIYKWDEWSQRTIKPGLTIGHEFVGRIVEIGPGVTGYKVGDRVSAEGHIVCGHCRNCRAGRQHLCPNTIGIGVNRNGAFAEYMTMPASNLWPIPDQIPSELAAFFDPYGNAAHCALEFDLIGEDVLITGAGPIGIIAAGIAKHVGARNVVVTDVNDYRLKLAADMGATRVVNVANQSLKDVMKDLHMEGFDVGLEMSGNPRAFNDMLDCMYHGGKIALLGILPKGAGIDWDRVIFKGLTLQGIYGRRMYETWYKMTQMVLTGFPLQKVLTHQIHIDDFQKGFDLMDAGKCGKVVCSWN, encoded by the coding sequence ATGTCGCAGACGATGAAAGCCCTGGTCAAGCGCAAGCCCGAACAGGGCATCTGGATGGAAGAAGTTCCGATGCCGGAGGTCGGCCCCAACGAAGTGCTGATCAAGATGGAGAAGACGGCCATCTGCGGTACCGACCTGCACATCTACAAATGGGACGAGTGGAGCCAGCGCACGATCAAGCCGGGCCTCACCATCGGCCATGAATTCGTCGGCCGCATCGTCGAGATCGGCCCGGGCGTCACGGGCTACAAGGTGGGCGATCGCGTCTCCGCCGAAGGCCACATCGTATGCGGCCACTGCCGCAACTGCCGCGCCGGCCGTCAGCACCTCTGCCCGAACACCATTGGCATTGGCGTGAACCGCAACGGTGCGTTCGCCGAATACATGACCATGCCGGCCTCGAACCTGTGGCCTATCCCGGACCAGATCCCCTCCGAGCTGGCGGCATTCTTCGACCCGTACGGCAATGCCGCGCATTGCGCGCTGGAATTCGACCTGATCGGCGAAGACGTGCTGATCACCGGCGCCGGCCCCATCGGCATCATTGCCGCCGGTATCGCCAAGCACGTGGGCGCACGTAACGTCGTCGTCACCGATGTGAACGACTACCGCCTCAAGCTGGCCGCCGACATGGGCGCCACGCGCGTGGTCAACGTCGCCAACCAGTCGCTCAAGGACGTGATGAAGGACCTTCACATGGAAGGCTTCGACGTGGGCCTGGAAATGAGCGGCAACCCGCGCGCTTTCAATGACATGCTCGATTGCATGTACCACGGCGGCAAGATCGCTTTGCTGGGCATCCTGCCCAAGGGTGCCGGCATCGACTGGGACCGCGTCATCTTCAAGGGCCTCACCCTGCAGGGCATCTATGGCCGTCGCATGTATGAGACCTGGTACAAGATGACTCAGATGGTTCTTACCGGGTTCCCGCTCCAGAAGGTTCTCACCCATCAGATCCATATCGACGACTTCCAGAAGGGTTTCGACCTGATGGACGCGGGCAAGTGCGGCAAGGTCGTCTGTTCCTGGAACTGA
- a CDS encoding DUF748 domain-containing protein: protein MPKNFRIPSAVTTTEQQRMADPTSPGRLRLEAARQRALATYHSHRVRKTLLILAIVLVLFGLLGFFAGPSIIKSQIEKRATVALGRPVTLDKVHLNPYTLRLQLDQLHIGDRDGKAAFVDIDQVVVNTSWSSVYRLAPVLDELTLQRPRVRIVREADQRFNFTDLIDKFASGPTDPNAKPARFALSNISIHDGDIDFDDQAGKATHKVEQIELGIPFLANLPSSTDIYVQPLLAMRVDGSPVSIKGQTKPFAESRDSTMDFQLDKLDLARYMGYVPTPLPIAIPKGLLSGTLVLHFLEAKPTPTLQLTGNLHLDDFALNSSKGQAIASINQGDAQLSDVQPLASRYVLGTLKLDGAQVHYTQGPGGSSNFDTMLQKSAAPADAKPETPTDVRIAAVELANGAIHYTDANAQKLDITQLRGSIQALSLLKAAPAKIHLDGQMFGGQIGAQGTIDLSNTKLASTLTLKQVDLPPLQAVAAPPFAARVHEGKLDASGPMQLNWGKDFNVILGPATAAVTGFALEPQFKGHGAPVAWSKMEAQITKVDLASREARLGIVTATDMKLDVQRNSNKYISIVDLFAAKTDVKQARKEAAKKTGEVSPAWHWSIDKLALANGSVLFSDLAAGTEPAKIQLDSLDGGIERLSDNFAQPRDVKLEGKAGRGTFSMNGKVQPLPSVADLQVTFRQFDIANYAPYISVPLNVVISQARISGSGKLHYDGRRADPVFTYNGNASLDRVRVQDKVTGDDFLRWNTLNASRLDVSYGVGAPRMHVGMLTLSSFYARMIVNADGRLNLSDVVQKEQNAPVSVTRAEPTTPQPKAPVVTPKQPQQATVEATGPAADIQIGGVTLLNGQLNYTDNFIKPNYTANLTQVTGKIGAFGTQEGGPPADLAVQAALDEDSPVDINGTINPLAPVAALDIKGKADEVELTHLSAYSSKYTGYPITQGKLTVDVHYVLDHSKLNADNHIFITQLTFGDRIEGTGVSHLPVKLAVALLKDTQGNIDVDVPVSGSLDDPQFSMGGLIWRAIGNLIAKAATAPFRLLGAAFGGKDHEELGYVEFDPGSAVLDDQATQRMEKIVNVLKQKPSLTLDIIGRVDPDKDQKGLRKVTVDNLVRKEKQLDDKGKDADTSDVALAKVEITPDQYERFLKRAYKHSEIDKPKNAIGLNKSLEPDEMRSLMETNVSVDDKAMRDLATRRAQAVREWFKGKIDDNRVGVKDVKLTPEGIDDKGKTTRVDFGLH from the coding sequence ATGCCTAAGAACTTTCGCATCCCGTCGGCCGTGACCACGACGGAGCAGCAGCGCATGGCAGACCCCACCTCCCCCGGCCGCCTTCGGCTTGAAGCCGCGCGACAGCGCGCGCTCGCCACGTATCACTCCCACCGGGTTCGCAAGACACTCCTGATCCTGGCGATCGTGTTGGTCCTTTTCGGCCTGCTCGGCTTCTTCGCAGGCCCCTCGATCATCAAGTCCCAGATCGAGAAGCGCGCCACGGTGGCGCTGGGCCGCCCGGTAACCCTGGACAAGGTCCACCTCAATCCCTACACGCTGCGTTTACAGCTAGATCAGCTGCACATCGGCGATCGCGATGGAAAGGCCGCCTTTGTCGATATCGACCAGGTCGTGGTGAACACCTCCTGGAGTTCAGTGTACCGGCTGGCTCCCGTGCTCGATGAACTGACCTTGCAACGCCCGCGCGTGCGCATCGTGCGCGAGGCCGACCAGCGCTTCAATTTCACCGACCTCATCGACAAGTTTGCCTCCGGCCCGACGGATCCGAACGCGAAACCCGCGCGTTTCGCTCTCTCGAACATCAGCATCCACGACGGCGACATCGACTTCGACGATCAGGCGGGCAAGGCCACGCACAAGGTCGAGCAGATCGAACTTGGCATCCCCTTCCTGGCCAACCTGCCATCCAGTACGGACATCTATGTCCAACCACTGCTGGCCATGCGCGTCGACGGCAGCCCAGTGAGCATCAAGGGACAGACGAAACCCTTCGCCGAAAGCCGCGACTCCACCATGGATTTCCAGCTCGACAAGCTGGACCTTGCGCGCTACATGGGCTACGTCCCGACGCCACTGCCGATCGCGATCCCTAAAGGCTTGTTGAGCGGCACGCTCGTTCTGCACTTTCTCGAAGCCAAGCCGACGCCGACGCTGCAGCTCACAGGCAACCTTCACCTGGACGACTTCGCGCTCAACAGCAGCAAGGGCCAGGCGATTGCGTCGATCAACCAGGGTGATGCCCAGCTGAGCGACGTGCAGCCTCTGGCCTCGCGCTATGTGCTCGGCACGCTGAAGCTGGATGGCGCGCAAGTGCATTACACGCAGGGCCCGGGCGGCAGCAGCAATTTCGACACCATGCTGCAAAAGTCGGCTGCCCCTGCTGACGCGAAACCTGAAACACCTACTGACGTGCGCATCGCCGCGGTCGAGCTGGCCAACGGCGCCATCCACTACACGGATGCCAATGCGCAGAAACTCGATATCACTCAGCTGCGCGGCAGCATCCAGGCCTTGAGCCTCCTCAAAGCCGCGCCGGCCAAAATCCATTTGGACGGCCAGATGTTCGGCGGCCAGATCGGTGCGCAGGGCACGATCGATCTGTCGAACACCAAGCTCGCCAGCACCCTCACACTCAAACAGGTCGACCTCCCGCCGTTGCAGGCCGTCGCCGCCCCGCCGTTCGCGGCACGCGTGCATGAAGGCAAGCTCGACGCGAGCGGTCCCATGCAGCTGAACTGGGGCAAGGACTTCAACGTCATCCTGGGGCCTGCAACGGCGGCCGTGACAGGCTTTGCCCTGGAACCGCAGTTCAAGGGCCATGGCGCGCCGGTCGCCTGGAGCAAGATGGAGGCGCAGATCACCAAGGTGGACCTGGCCAGCCGCGAAGCTCGTCTGGGTATCGTCACCGCCACGGACATGAAGCTAGACGTCCAGCGCAATAGCAACAAATACATCAGCATCGTCGACCTGTTCGCCGCGAAGACCGACGTCAAACAGGCGCGCAAGGAGGCCGCGAAGAAGACCGGCGAGGTAAGCCCCGCCTGGCACTGGAGCATCGACAAGCTCGCGCTGGCGAACGGCTCGGTGCTCTTTTCCGACTTGGCCGCCGGTACCGAACCGGCGAAGATCCAGCTCGACTCACTTGACGGCGGCATCGAACGCCTCAGCGACAACTTCGCCCAGCCGCGCGACGTGAAGCTCGAAGGCAAGGCCGGGCGCGGCACCTTCAGCATGAACGGCAAGGTGCAGCCCCTGCCCTCGGTCGCCGATCTGCAGGTCACCTTCAGGCAGTTCGATATCGCCAACTACGCACCCTACATCAGCGTGCCGCTCAACGTGGTGATTTCGCAGGCACGCATCAGCGGTAGCGGCAAACTGCACTATGACGGCCGCCGCGCCGACCCCGTGTTTACGTACAACGGCAATGCATCGCTGGACCGCGTGCGCGTGCAGGACAAGGTCACCGGCGACGATTTCCTGCGCTGGAACACACTCAATGCCTCGCGTCTGGACGTGAGCTATGGCGTTGGCGCGCCACGCATGCATGTGGGCATGCTGACGCTCAGTTCGTTCTATGCGCGCATGATCGTCAACGCGGATGGCCGCCTGAATCTCTCCGACGTGGTGCAGAAAGAACAAAACGCTCCCGTATCCGTCACGCGCGCAGAACCCACGACGCCGCAGCCGAAAGCGCCAGTGGTCACCCCGAAGCAGCCGCAGCAAGCCACGGTCGAAGCCACGGGCCCGGCAGCCGACATCCAGATCGGAGGCGTCACGCTGCTCAACGGCCAGCTCAATTACACCGACAATTTCATCAAGCCCAATTACACCGCCAACCTGACGCAGGTGACCGGCAAGATCGGCGCCTTCGGCACGCAAGAGGGCGGGCCGCCGGCCGATCTCGCGGTGCAGGCCGCGCTCGACGAGGACTCGCCGGTCGACATCAACGGCACCATCAATCCGCTGGCGCCGGTCGCAGCTCTCGACATCAAGGGCAAGGCTGACGAAGTCGAGCTCACCCATCTGAGCGCCTACTCCAGCAAGTACACGGGCTATCCCATCACCCAGGGCAAGCTGACGGTCGATGTGCACTACGTGCTCGACCACAGCAAGCTCAACGCCGACAACCACATTTTCATTACCCAGCTCACCTTCGGCGATCGCATCGAGGGCACCGGTGTGTCGCACTTGCCGGTCAAGCTGGCCGTGGCATTGCTCAAGGACACGCAGGGCAATATCGATGTCGATGTACCAGTCTCGGGCTCGCTGGACGATCCGCAGTTCAGCATGGGCGGTTTGATCTGGCGCGCCATCGGCAATCTCATCGCCAAAGCGGCCACGGCACCCTTCCGCCTTCTGGGTGCGGCCTTCGGCGGCAAGGATCACGAAGAGCTCGGTTACGTGGAGTTCGATCCCGGTTCCGCGGTGCTCGACGATCAGGCCACGCAGCGCATGGAAAAGATCGTCAATGTACTGAAGCAAAAGCCGTCGCTGACGCTCGACATCATCGGCCGCGTGGATCCGGACAAGGACCAGAAAGGCCTTCGCAAAGTCACCGTCGACAACCTGGTCCGCAAGGAAAAGCAGCTCGACGACAAGGGCAAGGACGCCGACACGTCCGACGTCGCGCTAGCCAAGGTCGAGATCACGCCCGACCAGTACGAGCGCTTCCTCAAGCGCGCCTACAAGCACTCCGAGATCGATAAGCCCAAGAACGCCATCGGCCTCAACAAGTCGCTTGAACCGGACGAGATGCGCAGCCTGATGGAAACCAACGTGAGCGTGGACGACAAGGCCATGCGCGACCTCGCCACGCGTCGTGCCCAGGCGGTACGCGAATGGTTCAAGGGCAAGATCGACGACAACCGAGTGGGCGTAAAGGACGTCAAGCTCACCCCGGAAGGCATCGACGACAAAGGCAAGACGACGCGCGTGGATTTCGGCTTGCATTGA
- a CDS encoding S46 family peptidase — MRLKLGLATAVALTLAPVAQADEGMWMPSQLPSIAAQLKAAGYQGNPADLADLTKPPLSAVVKVGGATGAFVSNEGLVLTNHHVAFGVIQYNSKPERDLIQNGYVAADRSQELPANPDFRLRVTTGFDKVTDKVLAGAKGKTGRAYFDAVDAASKALVSECERDVGYRCSVVNMFYGRDFYLVKQLELRDVRLVFAPPRAIGNYGDEVDNFVWPRHSGDFTILRAYVGPDGKPADYSKDNKPYTPPAHLQIASEGVSEGDYVMLAGYPGITYRHRMAAEFADQIQWRLPKSVEVMKQLQGVIEDSGKADKQAAIRYASQLQSLKNGIKRFSGELEGLKRSDAVSIRRKDETAMMAWLDKQPSAKTLKPQIASASKLLADANATRDRDLLFALMQSQTQLMRSAITLQRLGAERAKPDAVRETGFQQRDEDLIAGMLKQVQRRFDPAVEKRLLTALLTRYQQLPDAQRVPEFDAAFGRTPAELAKTLDGVYGATKLGDEAQRLHWLKASQAELAQSDDALLALAAKLQPALTRLDEQRKGREGDLLRLRPAYMEALIAYREQQGRAVYPDANSTLRVSYGKVTPLKARDAVSYAPLTSTEGIVEKNTGEEPFDAPKPLLDAIAKGDYDGYRDAKSGVMPVNFLSNLDTTGGNSGSPVMNAKGELVGLNFDSNWEAVSASWMFDPRYKRAIHVDMRYMRWLMDKVYPAPHLLKELGVPAK; from the coding sequence ATGCGTTTGAAATTGGGACTGGCCACTGCCGTGGCCCTGACTCTTGCACCCGTCGCCCAGGCGGACGAAGGCATGTGGATGCCCTCCCAGCTGCCGAGCATTGCCGCGCAGCTAAAGGCCGCCGGCTACCAGGGCAATCCGGCCGACCTGGCCGACCTGACCAAGCCGCCGCTCAGCGCGGTGGTAAAGGTGGGCGGCGCCACGGGTGCTTTCGTCAGCAACGAAGGGTTGGTGCTGACCAATCACCACGTGGCTTTCGGCGTCATCCAGTACAACAGCAAGCCCGAGCGCGATCTGATCCAGAACGGTTATGTCGCCGCCGACCGCTCGCAGGAACTCCCCGCCAATCCCGATTTCCGTCTGCGCGTGACCACGGGTTTCGACAAGGTCACCGACAAGGTGCTCGCCGGTGCCAAGGGCAAGACCGGTCGCGCGTATTTCGACGCCGTCGATGCGGCCAGCAAGGCGCTGGTCAGCGAGTGCGAGCGGGACGTGGGCTACCGTTGCAGCGTGGTCAACATGTTCTACGGCCGCGACTTCTACCTGGTGAAGCAGCTCGAGCTGCGCGACGTGCGCCTGGTGTTCGCGCCGCCGCGCGCCATCGGCAATTACGGCGATGAAGTGGACAACTTCGTGTGGCCGCGCCACAGCGGCGACTTCACCATCCTGCGCGCCTACGTTGGTCCGGATGGAAAGCCCGCCGATTACTCAAAGGACAACAAGCCTTATACGCCGCCGGCGCATCTCCAGATTGCCAGCGAAGGCGTGAGCGAAGGCGATTACGTGATGCTGGCCGGCTATCCGGGCATTACGTATCGTCATCGCATGGCGGCTGAATTCGCCGACCAGATCCAGTGGCGACTGCCCAAGTCGGTCGAAGTGATGAAGCAGTTGCAGGGCGTGATCGAGGACTCCGGCAAGGCTGACAAGCAGGCGGCCATCCGCTATGCCTCGCAGCTTCAGTCGCTCAAGAACGGCATCAAGCGCTTCAGCGGCGAGCTGGAAGGCCTTAAGCGCAGCGACGCCGTCAGCATCCGTCGCAAGGATGAAACGGCGATGATGGCGTGGCTCGACAAGCAGCCAAGCGCCAAGACGCTCAAGCCGCAGATCGCCTCGGCTTCGAAGCTCCTCGCTGACGCCAACGCCACGCGCGATCGCGATCTGCTGTTCGCACTGATGCAGTCGCAGACGCAGCTGATGCGTTCGGCGATCACGCTGCAGCGACTGGGTGCCGAACGCGCCAAGCCGGACGCTGTGCGCGAAACCGGATTCCAGCAGCGTGACGAAGACCTTATCGCCGGCATGCTCAAGCAAGTGCAGCGCCGTTTCGATCCGGCGGTTGAGAAGCGTTTGCTTACGGCCTTGCTGACCCGTTACCAGCAATTGCCCGACGCCCAGCGCGTGCCCGAGTTCGACGCCGCTTTCGGCCGTACGCCGGCCGAACTGGCCAAGACGCTGGATGGGGTTTACGGCGCAACCAAACTCGGCGATGAAGCACAGCGCTTGCACTGGCTGAAGGCCAGCCAGGCCGAGTTGGCGCAGTCAGATGACGCCTTGCTTGCACTCGCCGCCAAACTGCAGCCGGCACTGACGCGCCTGGACGAGCAGCGCAAGGGCCGCGAAGGCGATCTGCTGCGCCTTCGCCCGGCGTATATGGAAGCCCTGATCGCCTATCGCGAGCAGCAAGGTCGTGCGGTTTACCCCGATGCCAACTCCACGCTGCGCGTGAGCTACGGCAAGGTCACGCCGCTGAAGGCGCGCGACGCCGTGTCGTATGCGCCGCTGACCAGCACCGAAGGCATCGTCGAGAAGAACACCGGCGAAGAGCCCTTCGATGCCCCCAAGCCGCTGCTCGATGCGATCGCCAAGGGTGACTACGACGGCTATCGCGACGCGAAATCGGGCGTCATGCCGGTCAACTTCCTCAGCAATCTCGATACCACGGGCGGCAACTCCGGTTCACCGGTGATGAACGCCAAGGGCGAGCTCGTTGGCCTCAATTTCGACAGCAACTGGGAAGCCGTGAGTGCCAGCTGGATGTTCGATCCTCGCTACAAGCGCGCGATCCACGTTGACATGCGCTACATGCGCTGGTTGATGGACAAGGTCTACCCGGCACCACACCTGCTCAAGGAGCTGGGCGTTCCGGCCAAGTAA
- the miaA gene encoding tRNA (adenosine(37)-N6)-dimethylallyltransferase MiaA, with translation MPIDHRPPAIFLMGPTASGKTALACALSDRFPCELISVDSALVYRGLDIGSAKPGATTLQRYPHELIDIRDPAEPYSAADFRVDALAAMQRITGRGHVPLLVGGTGLYFRALQRGLSNLPEADPEVRERLSAEAASVGWPAMHARLRDLDPVAAARIGPNDAQRIQRALEVLQLTGRPMSEQQGASGYRLPWRVLKLALLPEDRAPLHARIATRFDAMLAEGFLDEVRGLRARGDLHPDLPAIRAVGYRQAWEFLDGQISESEFRDRGVFATRQLAKRQITWLRSELDARVLDPDQPGLESRAADALTWFLRPASEI, from the coding sequence ATGCCCATCGATCACCGACCTCCCGCCATCTTCCTCATGGGGCCCACGGCTTCCGGCAAGACCGCGCTGGCGTGTGCGCTCAGCGATCGCTTTCCGTGCGAGCTGATCAGCGTCGACTCGGCCCTCGTGTATCGCGGGCTCGACATCGGCTCGGCCAAGCCTGGTGCGACGACCTTGCAGCGGTATCCGCATGAGCTGATCGATATTCGCGACCCGGCCGAGCCCTACTCAGCAGCGGACTTCCGTGTCGACGCGTTGGCCGCCATGCAGCGGATCACAGGGCGGGGTCATGTTCCCTTGCTCGTGGGTGGGACGGGGCTGTATTTCCGGGCCTTGCAGCGCGGGCTTTCGAACCTGCCCGAAGCCGACCCCGAGGTTCGCGAGCGTTTGAGCGCCGAGGCGGCAAGCGTGGGCTGGCCGGCCATGCATGCACGTTTGCGGGATCTCGATCCGGTGGCGGCGGCGCGCATCGGGCCCAATGACGCCCAGCGCATCCAGCGCGCGCTGGAGGTACTTCAGCTGACCGGGCGCCCGATGTCGGAGCAGCAGGGCGCTTCGGGCTATCGACTTCCCTGGCGGGTGCTCAAACTTGCCCTTTTGCCGGAGGATCGCGCGCCACTGCATGCGCGCATCGCGACCCGCTTCGATGCGATGCTGGCCGAGGGTTTCCTTGACGAGGTCCGGGGGCTCCGGGCTCGCGGTGACCTGCATCCCGATCTTCCCGCCATCAGGGCAGTGGGTTACCGGCAGGCCTGGGAGTTCCTGGACGGCCAGATATCGGAGTCCGAATTTCGCGATCGCGGCGTCTTCGCCACGCGCCAGCTGGCCAAGCGCCAGATCACCTGGCTGCGAAGCGAGCTCGATGCCCGGGTCCTGGACCCGGATCAACCGGGGCTGGAGTCCCGGGCCGCCGATGCCCTCACATGGTTTTTGCGCCCGGCGTCGGAGATTTGA
- a CDS encoding carbonic anhydrase family protein, producing the protein MHPSHDQGCGCVDGHRRTLLKATLGATALGAIGGFSLLAPLLAEAEALTKTALSREMRDKLTPDQIIALMKEGNERFRSGKTEMHDYVAQKRASAGGQYPAGVVLSCIDSRAPAEIIFNVGIGAMFNARIAGNVANDDLLGSLEFACALAGAKVVFVMGHTACGAITGAIDHAQLGNLTGLLEKIKPAVQATKYDGERTSKNDAFVDAVARTNVELTIDAIRKRSDVLAGLEREGKIKIVGGMYHLVGGLVEFYA; encoded by the coding sequence ATGCACCCGTCCCACGATCAAGGCTGTGGCTGCGTTGACGGCCATCGTCGCACCCTCCTCAAGGCGACCCTGGGTGCCACGGCACTAGGTGCGATCGGCGGGTTCAGCCTGCTTGCCCCCCTGCTGGCCGAGGCGGAGGCGCTGACCAAGACGGCCCTCTCCAGGGAGATGCGCGACAAGCTCACGCCCGATCAGATCATTGCCCTGATGAAAGAGGGCAACGAGCGGTTCCGGTCGGGAAAGACAGAAATGCACGACTACGTGGCGCAGAAGCGTGCAAGCGCCGGTGGTCAGTATCCGGCGGGTGTCGTGCTGAGCTGCATCGATTCGCGAGCGCCGGCGGAGATCATCTTCAACGTTGGCATAGGCGCCATGTTTAATGCCCGGATTGCCGGCAACGTGGCCAATGACGATCTGCTGGGCAGCCTGGAGTTTGCCTGCGCGCTCGCCGGGGCCAAGGTCGTGTTCGTGATGGGGCACACCGCATGTGGTGCAATCACGGGCGCCATTGATCATGCGCAGTTAGGCAACCTCACCGGCTTGCTCGAGAAGATCAAGCCTGCGGTGCAAGCCACGAAATACGACGGTGAGCGAACCAGCAAGAACGACGCTTTCGTCGATGCCGTGGCGAGGACCAACGTCGAGCTCACCATCGACGCTATCCGCAAGCGCAGCGACGTGCTGGCGGGGCTGGAGCGCGAAGGCAAAATCAAGATCGTGGGCGGCATGTACCACCTGGTAGGAGGACTCGTGGAGTTCTACGCCTGA